Proteins encoded in a region of the Tachyglossus aculeatus isolate mTacAcu1 chromosome 11, mTacAcu1.pri, whole genome shotgun sequence genome:
- the LOC119935188 gene encoding E3 ubiquitin-protein ligase RNF182-like, translated as MSCPLTEGEEKLPPEELECKICYQRFNIHSRKPKILDCLHRVCARCLTKILLIGDGASCIPCPFCRHETELHEEEITGLPDDTNVMSKLLLKDKTAWNSDCKEVVLTPKNLASSPSHESSNCLVITIMEVQRDSSRIPSQSTSSDYYVEHSLDSVSVSSHSQPDQDFFSKLCNHVPRILVWLLGFFYFGSLPLGIYLLVIQKVTLGIVCVSLVPSSLTVCLVYGFCQCLCQGMCDCSSRS; from the coding sequence ATGAGTTGCCCACTaacagaaggagaagagaagttgCCACCTGAGGAACTGGAGTGCAAAATATGCTACCAGAGATTTAATATTCACAGTCGCAAACCTAAAATCTTGGACTGTCTTCACAGAGTGTGTGCTAGGTGTCTGACCAAAATACTTCTCATTGGAGATGGAGCCAGCTGTATTCCATGCCCATTTTGCCGCCACGAGACAGAACTTCATGAGGAAGAAATCACAGGGCTTCCCGATGACACAAACGTTATGTCCAAACTCCTTTTAAAGGACAAAACAGCATGGAACTCAGACTGTAAAGAAGTGGTGTTAACTCCAAAGAACTTGGCCTCAAGTCCTTCCCACgaatcttccaactgcttagtgatTACGATTATGGAAGTACAACGAGACTCCTCAAGGATCCCAAGTCAAAGTACTAGCTCTGACTACTACGTGGAGCATAGCCTGGACTCGGTATCTGTAAGTTCTCATAGCCAACCAGATCAAGATTTTTTCTCCAAACTCTGTAATCACGTACCCAGAATATTAGTGTGGCTGTTGGGATTTTTCTACTTTGGCTCCTTGCCTCTTGGAATCTACCTACTGGTGATTCAGAAAGTCACCCTGGGAATTGTGTGTGTCAGTCTTGTCCCTTCCAGTCTAACTGTATGTCTTGTCTACGGCTTTTGCCAATGCCTctgtcagggaatgtgtgactGCTCTTCAAGAAGTTGA